The Pantoea vagans genome contains the following window.
GCTGTTTCCAAACTATCTGTTTATCGAGTTTGACCCCGAAGCGATTCACACCACCACAATCAGCAGCACGCGCGGCGTCAGCCACTTCGTGCGCTTTGGTGCGCAACCGGCCACCGTATCCAGTGAAGTGATCGAAGCGCTGCAAACCGATGTGCCGCAAATTATGCTGGACCCGGAAACGCCACAAAGCGGTGATGAAGTGATCATCACCGAAGGCACCTTTGAAGGGCTGCGCGCCATCTTTGCCGAACCCGATGGCGAGACACGCTCGGTATTGCTGCTAAATTTGCTGAACAAACAAGTAATGCGCAGCGTCGACAACAAACAGTTCCGTAAGGTCTAAGCCAGCTTAAACAGTTGGCGCGCGTTGCTATCCACCTGCAAGCCTAACGCTTCCGCCTCTTCCCCACGCCAGTTTGCCACTTGCTGCACAATATGCGGCAGGAAGCAGGGTTCATTACGACGTGAAGGGGGGCGTGGATGCATATCGCGCGGGAGCAAATACGGCGCGTCGGTTTCCAGCAGCAGACGATCAGAGGGAATCAGCGGTAACAATTCACGCAGTTCCATGCCACGCCGTTCATCGCACACCCAGCCGGTAATGCCCACCGATAAGCCCAGAGCCAGGCAGGATTCCAGTTCCTCGCGCGTACCGGTAAAGCAATGCACCACTGCTCCCACTAATTTTGGCAGCCACGGCTCCAGCACAGCCGCGAAACGGTCGTGCGCTTCCCGACAGTGCAGAAATACCGGCAACTGCAATTCTGCCGCCAGCGCCAGCTGTGCATCAAACGCATACTCTTGTTGATCGTGAGCGGCCAGGTTGCGATTAAAATCGAGACCGCACTCCCCAATCGCCACCACCTGCTCGCTCTCGGCCAGACGACGTAGCGTATTCGCTGTCTCTGCCGACCATTCACTGGCGTGATGAGGATGCACCCCGGCCGTGGACCAGCAGTAACCTGGATGCAGTGCCGCTAACTGGCGCGCCTGTTGGCTCTCCAGGGCATTAGTTCCGGTAATTAACAGGCCGGTGACGCCTGCTTCGCGCGCACGTTTCACAACCTGCTCGCGATCTTTTGCGAATTGCGTGCTGGTCAGGTTTACACCGATATCAAACATGTTTTCTCCCAAATAAAAACCGCCCAGAGGGCGGTTTCGATTGATTCACCCGCTCGCTGACGGGAAGCCCTGCTCAAAAGACATCAGGATTCAGTGTTCTGTTCCTCGTCCTCTGACGCTTTGCGACCTTTTCCCACATAGTAGCGGGAGAAGAATACGCCGACTTCAAACAGGCAGTACATCGGAATAGCGAGCAAAGTTTGCGAGAAAACATCCGGCGGTGTGAGCAACATTCCAACCACGAATGCGCCAACCAGCATATAAGGACGTTTCTTTTTCAAATCTTCCGGTGAGGTAATACCCGTCCAGCAAAGCAGCACAATCGCAATCGGGACTTCAAACGCCACGCCAAACGCCATGAAAATGGTCATAACGAAGTCGAGGTAGTTGGTGATATCGGTCGCGATAGTCACACCTTGCGGTGCGGTCTTGGCAAAGAAGCCAAACGCCAGCGGGAAGACGATGAAGTAGGCAAAGGCCACACCCACGTAGAACAGCAGCGTACTGGAGAACAGCAACGGCATGACCAGCTTACGTTCATGGCGATACAGCGCAGGCGCCACAAATGCCCATACCTGATAAAGGATCACCGGCACGGCAAGAAAGACCGAAACAATGATGGTGAGCTTTATCGGAGTAAAGAACGGTGATGCCACATCGGTGGCGATCATACTGGCACCGGCCGGCATTTGGCTGATCAGCGGTGATGCCACCAAGTGGTAGATGTCGTTAGCGAAGTAGACCAGGCACAAAAAGATAGCAAACACCGCAATAATGCAGTTCAACAAACGCTTACGCAGCTCAATCAGGTGGCTGATGAGCGGTTGGGTATCTTCAACGGCCATGTTTATCGTTCATCTTTTACGGTGGGTGTCGGCGTCGTATTGTGCGGAGCACTGGCGGGTGCCGCTGTCTCCGCTGGCGCCGTTGTCACAGGTTGAGGTGCCTGCGCCGGTGCACTGGCCTGCTGCTCTGCGGATGCCGGGGTCACCCCAGGTTGAGGAGAGGTAGCAGGTTGCGCGGCAACAGGCTGCGATTGATGAATGGTGTTGGCTTCATCTTCCGCTTTCTCGATATCGATACTTTGCTGCACAGAGCGTTTCATCGAGTCCGCAGTTTTACGCAGTTCTTCCATGGACTCTTTCAGCTCCGGCGACAACGAGCCGCGGCCTGCTTCTTCGACTTTTTTCAGGCTGTCCTGCAATTCCTGCAGTTTCAGCTCCTGCGCCAGTTCGTTTTGCACGTTAGCAGCCAGGGAACGAATCGCTCGAATCCAGCCCACGACGGTTTTCACCGCAACCGGTAATCGTTGTGGGCCCAGTACGATCAGCCCAATAACGAACACCAATACCAGTTCACTAAAACCAATATCGAACACAGTTAACCCTTACTTGTCTCGGGCGTCGTCTTTGCTCGCCGAGGTTTGCTGTTTGTCTGCCAGAGTTTTGGCGTTGAAGTCAGCGTCCTGCTCTTTCGGTTGATCCTTTTTATCGTCTTCATCGCCCATGGCTTTTTTGAAGCCACGAATGGAAGAACCTAAATCCGAACCCAGGTTGCGAAGTTTATTGGTACCGAACAGAAGTACAACAATGACGGCAATGATTAACAATTGCCAAATACTGATACCGCCCATGAGATATGCCTCTAATATTCTGTGAAAAACTATTGAATGTAACGCACAGAAAGCCCG
Protein-coding sequences here:
- the tatA gene encoding Sec-independent protein translocase subunit TatA, with the protein product MGGISIWQLLIIAVIVVLLFGTNKLRNLGSDLGSSIRGFKKAMGDEDDKKDQPKEQDADFNAKTLADKQQTSASKDDARDK
- the rfaH gene encoding transcription/translation regulatory transformer protein RfaH, coding for MESWYLLYCKRGQLLRAKEHLERQEVNCLSPMIALEKIVRGKRTTVSEPLFPNYLFIEFDPEAIHTTTISSTRGVSHFVRFGAQPATVSSEVIEALQTDVPQIMLDPETPQSGDEVIITEGTFEGLRAIFAEPDGETRSVLLLNLLNKQVMRSVDNKQFRKV
- the tatB gene encoding Sec-independent protein translocase protein TatB; translation: MFDIGFSELVLVFVIGLIVLGPQRLPVAVKTVVGWIRAIRSLAANVQNELAQELKLQELQDSLKKVEEAGRGSLSPELKESMEELRKTADSMKRSVQQSIDIEKAEDEANTIHQSQPVAAQPATSPQPGVTPASAEQQASAPAQAPQPVTTAPAETAAPASAPHNTTPTPTVKDER
- the tatC gene encoding Sec-independent protein translocase subunit TatC, with product MAVEDTQPLISHLIELRKRLLNCIIAVFAIFLCLVYFANDIYHLVASPLISQMPAGASMIATDVASPFFTPIKLTIIVSVFLAVPVILYQVWAFVAPALYRHERKLVMPLLFSSTLLFYVGVAFAYFIVFPLAFGFFAKTAPQGVTIATDITNYLDFVMTIFMAFGVAFEVPIAIVLLCWTGITSPEDLKKKRPYMLVGAFVVGMLLTPPDVFSQTLLAIPMYCLFEVGVFFSRYYVGKGRKASEDEEQNTES
- the tatD gene encoding 3'-5' ssDNA/RNA exonuclease TatD translates to MFDIGVNLTSTQFAKDREQVVKRAREAGVTGLLITGTNALESQQARQLAALHPGYCWSTAGVHPHHASEWSAETANTLRRLAESEQVVAIGECGLDFNRNLAAHDQQEYAFDAQLALAAELQLPVFLHCREAHDRFAAVLEPWLPKLVGAVVHCFTGTREELESCLALGLSVGITGWVCDERRGMELRELLPLIPSDRLLLETDAPYLLPRDMHPRPPSRRNEPCFLPHIVQQVANWRGEEAEALGLQVDSNARQLFKLA